One window of Rubrivirga sp. SAORIC476 genomic DNA carries:
- a CDS encoding YgcG family protein: MSVCLKYLVLFAFVALGAPAGAQHGPPPSASGFVVDAADVLPLSTEQELNRQLQSLDDYTSVQMSVVTVASLGGLPARAYATRLMREWGIGQAGLNNGLLVLLAPAESEVYVSVGTGLEWQIPDAVAGRAVESMVSHFATGDFESGLRAGVDMLAERATSVPWDVRYTGLDALPERRTRAVGAVVEMRGQLSTDRNWLMTGGERVALRYPPYWEDGRRGEPSSVVGRIVIAEPLTVQVLGVIE, from the coding sequence ATGTCTGTTTGTCTTAAGTACCTCGTTTTATTTGCATTCGTGGCGCTGGGTGCTCCAGCGGGCGCACAGCACGGGCCTCCGCCGTCCGCATCCGGATTCGTCGTCGATGCAGCGGATGTCCTGCCCCTCAGCACCGAGCAGGAACTGAACCGGCAGCTTCAGTCCCTCGACGACTACACCTCGGTGCAGATGAGTGTCGTCACGGTTGCATCGTTGGGTGGGCTTCCTGCTCGAGCCTACGCGACCCGCTTGATGCGGGAGTGGGGCATCGGGCAGGCGGGACTGAACAACGGCCTGTTGGTGCTGCTCGCCCCTGCTGAGAGCGAGGTCTACGTCAGTGTCGGGACAGGACTGGAGTGGCAGATCCCGGATGCTGTAGCCGGGAGGGCGGTCGAGAGCATGGTGTCCCACTTCGCGACCGGCGACTTCGAATCAGGACTCCGGGCTGGGGTTGACATGCTGGCTGAGAGGGCCACGTCGGTGCCGTGGGATGTCCGCTACACGGGACTCGATGCGTTGCCTGAGAGGAGGACGCGTGCAGTCGGCGCTGTCGTTGAGATGAGGGGCCAGTTGAGCACAGACCGGAACTGGCTGATGACTGGAGGCGAGCGTGTAGCGCTCAGGTATCCGCCCTACTGGGAGGATGGGCGAAGGGGTGAGCCTTCGAGCGTCGTCGGAAGGATCGTGATCGCGGAGCCGCTCACCGTGCAGGTACTGGGCGTGATCGAGTGA
- a CDS encoding septal ring lytic transglycosylase RlpA family protein: protein MRPVRPLLVAALLTLALPTSAQEATSSTPSSEATPLDAALVWTPVPGIVVAAADSTALVALATADPSDSFAEVEARGVHIGTGRASYYGERFRGRRTASGERFDPDALTAAHRTLPFGTRLRVTNERNGRSVVVRVTDRGPFHGSRILDLSKGAARRIGMVQSGTARVRIERL from the coding sequence GTGCGCCCCGTCCGTCCCCTGCTCGTCGCCGCGCTGCTGACCCTCGCCCTGCCCACCTCGGCGCAGGAGGCGACCTCGTCGACGCCGTCTTCGGAGGCCACCCCCCTCGACGCGGCGCTGGTGTGGACGCCCGTGCCCGGTATCGTGGTCGCCGCGGCAGACTCGACGGCACTCGTGGCGCTCGCCACCGCCGACCCCTCCGACAGCTTCGCCGAGGTGGAAGCCCGCGGGGTGCACATCGGCACCGGCCGCGCCAGCTACTACGGCGAGCGCTTCCGCGGACGCCGCACCGCCAGCGGCGAGCGCTTCGACCCGGACGCCCTGACCGCTGCCCACCGGACGCTCCCCTTCGGCACGCGCCTTCGGGTCACGAACGAGCGGAACGGGCGCAGCGTGGTCGTCCGCGTGACAGACCGGGGACCGTTCCACGGCTCGCGCATCCTCGACCTGTCGAAGGGCGCCGCCCGCCGGATCGGGATGGTGCAGTCCGGGACGGCGCGGGTGCGCATCGAGCGGCTGTAA
- the bshA gene encoding N-acetyl-alpha-D-glucosaminyl L-malate synthase BshA, translated as MTIGITCYPTFGGSGVVATELGKALAARGHTVHFIAYALPLRLEHMVENVFFHEVRVNTYPLFEYPPYALALASKMIDVATHDGLDLLHVHYAIPHATSAVLARDILRSKGVQIPIVTTLHGTDITLVGKEASFRPVVEHSIDASDGVTAVSDYLRRETYSSFDVSADIEVIPNFVDTARFARQPKDHFKAAIAPDGERLLAHVSNFRRVKRAPDVVEVFAKLHAGGAWPEGHPRHGQPGGVKLLMVGDGPDRAQAEKAARDAGVWGDVRFIGKQEPVEEILSIADLFLMPSESETFGLAALEAMACGVPVVSSDVGGIPELNLNGETGFVRPVGDIAGMTEGARTILTRPDLHATMAEAARRRAVEHFDIDRIVPQYEAHYARVVEAVTA; from the coding sequence ATGACGATCGGCATCACCTGCTACCCCACCTTCGGCGGCTCCGGCGTCGTCGCGACCGAGTTGGGGAAGGCGCTGGCCGCACGCGGCCACACGGTCCACTTCATCGCCTACGCACTCCCGCTGCGGCTGGAGCACATGGTCGAGAACGTGTTCTTCCACGAGGTCCGGGTCAACACGTACCCGCTCTTCGAGTACCCGCCGTACGCCCTCGCGCTGGCGTCGAAGATGATCGACGTGGCGACGCACGACGGGCTGGATCTGCTCCACGTCCACTACGCGATTCCGCACGCGACGAGCGCCGTGCTCGCGCGCGACATCCTTCGGAGCAAGGGGGTCCAGATCCCCATCGTGACGACGCTGCACGGCACCGACATCACGCTCGTCGGCAAGGAAGCCAGCTTCCGGCCGGTCGTGGAGCACTCCATCGACGCGAGTGACGGCGTCACGGCGGTGAGCGACTACCTCCGGCGCGAGACCTACAGTTCGTTCGACGTCTCGGCCGACATCGAGGTCATCCCCAACTTCGTGGACACGGCGCGCTTCGCGCGGCAGCCGAAGGATCACTTCAAGGCCGCCATCGCGCCCGACGGCGAGCGCCTCCTGGCGCACGTCTCCAACTTCCGCCGCGTCAAGCGCGCCCCGGACGTGGTGGAGGTGTTCGCCAAGCTCCACGCGGGCGGCGCCTGGCCGGAGGGCCACCCGCGCCACGGCCAGCCCGGCGGCGTCAAGCTCCTCATGGTGGGCGACGGCCCGGACCGCGCCCAGGCGGAGAAGGCGGCCCGCGACGCGGGCGTCTGGGGCGATGTCCGGTTCATCGGCAAGCAGGAGCCGGTCGAGGAGATCCTGTCTATCGCCGACCTCTTCCTGATGCCGTCTGAGTCGGAGACGTTCGGGCTGGCGGCGCTGGAGGCGATGGCCTGCGGCGTGCCGGTGGTGTCGAGCGACGTGGGTGGCATCCCGGAGCTCAACCTCAACGGCGAGACGGGCTTCGTCCGCCCCGTGGGGGACATCGCGGGCATGACGGAGGGCGCGCGCACCATCCTCACGCGGCCCGACCTCCACGCCACCATGGCGGAGGCGGCCCGCCGCCGCGCCGTCGAACACTTCGACATCGACCGGATCGTGCCGCAGTACGAAGCGCACTACGCGCGGGTCGTGGAGGCCGTCACGGCGTGA
- a CDS encoding outer membrane beta-barrel protein, translating into MTRLLSLACLLALVAAPASAQVSVGLGVAGGANFASLQDAGSIDLDRSIGYHVGLFADIGVPFVSTRAGVYYVDAGSFDGVATDDNSSAYVAIPVDVLFKTPTPLAQAYALVGPELRIPVAGLETFPESDYTVGANLGLGVRGGVPLIGPSGFVEARYGFDLTGLRDADVEEGPKVKVQMIQLRVGVGI; encoded by the coding sequence ATGACCCGTCTCCTCTCGCTGGCCTGTCTCCTGGCCCTCGTGGCCGCTCCCGCCTCCGCCCAGGTCTCGGTCGGCCTCGGCGTCGCCGGCGGCGCCAACTTCGCCTCGCTGCAGGACGCTGGCAGCATCGACCTCGACCGATCCATCGGGTACCACGTCGGCCTCTTCGCCGACATCGGCGTCCCGTTCGTGTCCACGCGGGCGGGCGTCTACTACGTCGACGCGGGCTCCTTCGACGGCGTGGCCACCGACGACAACTCGTCCGCCTACGTCGCCATTCCGGTCGACGTCCTCTTCAAGACGCCGACGCCGCTCGCGCAGGCCTACGCGCTGGTCGGGCCCGAGCTTCGGATCCCGGTCGCCGGGCTGGAGACGTTCCCGGAGTCGGACTACACCGTCGGCGCCAACCTCGGGCTGGGCGTCCGCGGCGGCGTGCCGCTGATCGGGCCGAGCGGCTTCGTCGAGGCGCGCTACGGCTTCGACCTGACCGGCCTCCGCGACGCGGACGTCGAGGAGGGGCCGAAGGTCAAGGTCCAGATGATCCAACTCCGCGTGGGCGTCGGGATTTGA
- a CDS encoding peptide chain release factor 1, protein MSALSPTERDSLLAELRRRTTTPGFHFLSADHLTRLNESRSDGAPIVSLYLDMTPESRIGSAWQTNLKDLCDRALADAGEHKKAVERECERIHEALEAGLPRTGRGVVFFACEEIGLFEQIGTAVTLPNMVHVSDNPYVRPLARVRDENDRFVLALLSMHKSRFFFAQIGLVEEVYELEGEEFAVTDLVSKDQKQDRKAELRRQQAQRSAHALDLITKTLEARHVLYSAPADMEADFLDKLDQSTRQKVAGNFPCDTLASTAEVAEAADAAQREVEAKEEVETLGKVQELLSSRAVVGLDDTLEMLNQQRVMTLVVDGDQTIPGGVDQTSGMLTTQTEGTYAATGGDVRAVPDLVELMLDKAMEQGASLELVHSDAGREALAPHGPAAALLRF, encoded by the coding sequence ATGTCCGCCCTCTCCCCCACCGAACGCGACTCCCTCCTCGCCGAACTGCGTCGCCGGACCACCACACCCGGCTTCCACTTCCTCTCGGCCGACCACCTGACGCGCCTCAACGAGAGCCGCTCCGACGGCGCCCCGATCGTCAGCCTGTACCTCGACATGACGCCCGAGTCGCGCATCGGGTCGGCCTGGCAGACCAACCTGAAGGACCTCTGCGACCGCGCCCTGGCCGACGCCGGCGAGCACAAGAAGGCCGTCGAGCGCGAGTGCGAGCGCATCCATGAGGCGCTGGAGGCAGGGCTCCCGCGGACCGGCCGCGGCGTCGTCTTCTTCGCGTGCGAGGAGATCGGGCTGTTCGAGCAGATCGGCACGGCAGTCACGCTGCCGAACATGGTCCACGTCTCCGACAACCCGTACGTCCGTCCGCTGGCGCGCGTGCGTGACGAGAACGACCGCTTCGTGCTGGCGCTCCTCTCGATGCACAAGAGCCGCTTCTTCTTCGCCCAGATTGGGCTCGTCGAGGAGGTCTATGAGCTGGAGGGCGAGGAATTCGCCGTCACCGATCTCGTCTCGAAGGACCAGAAGCAGGACCGCAAGGCCGAGCTGCGCCGCCAGCAGGCTCAGCGCTCGGCGCATGCCCTCGACCTGATCACGAAGACGCTGGAGGCCCGCCACGTCCTCTACTCGGCCCCGGCCGACATGGAGGCGGACTTCCTCGACAAGCTCGACCAGTCGACCCGGCAGAAGGTGGCGGGCAACTTCCCCTGCGACACGCTCGCCTCGACGGCCGAGGTGGCCGAGGCCGCCGACGCCGCCCAGCGCGAGGTCGAGGCCAAGGAGGAGGTCGAGACGCTCGGCAAGGTGCAGGAGCTGCTCTCGTCCCGCGCCGTCGTCGGACTCGACGACACGCTGGAGATGCTCAACCAGCAGCGCGTCATGACGCTCGTCGTCGACGGCGACCAGACGATCCCCGGAGGCGTGGACCAGACCTCGGGCATGCTGACCACCCAGACCGAGGGCACGTACGCGGCCACCGGCGGCGACGTGCGGGCCGTGCCGGACCTCGTGGAGCTCATGCTCGACAAGGCCATGGAGCAGGGCGCCAGCCTGGAGCTCGTCCACTCGGACGCTGGGCGCGAGGCCCTCGCCCCCCACGGCCCCGCCGCCGCGCTGCTGCGGTTCTGA
- a CDS encoding RNA polymerase sigma factor, whose translation MTDRPAREPWRRALDGDRDAFEEALAPFIATLHDAAERQLSVERDVVSEEPVDPTAVVDLTPDELVGETLLRAWDRRERYDGDRMTFRAWLLGLQTRSLARYARREERYAERKAISLDEELPTNEDQDAVGEQFYEFRQPFDVDTYEEIIAGSEPADPTLRQDTVDDLPADDQAALADASLQAEARQAVVLHDEFEVSLPEVAQILDASLKDTAAAMNLAREGLLTRLGSTDDAHDDDPAIDSYTGDPLPDA comes from the coding sequence ATGACCGACCGCCCGGCCCGAGAGCCCTGGCGCCGCGCCCTCGACGGTGACCGCGACGCCTTCGAAGAGGCCCTCGCCCCCTTCATCGCTACCCTTCACGACGCCGCCGAGCGACAGCTGTCCGTCGAGCGCGACGTGGTCTCCGAAGAGCCCGTCGACCCGACAGCCGTCGTCGACCTGACGCCGGACGAGCTCGTCGGCGAGACCTTGCTGCGCGCCTGGGACCGCCGCGAGCGCTACGACGGCGACCGGATGACCTTCCGCGCGTGGCTCCTCGGCCTCCAGACGCGCTCGCTGGCTCGCTACGCCCGCCGCGAGGAGCGCTACGCCGAGCGCAAGGCCATCTCGCTCGACGAGGAGCTGCCCACGAACGAGGACCAGGACGCCGTCGGGGAGCAGTTCTACGAGTTCCGCCAGCCGTTCGACGTGGACACGTACGAGGAAATCATCGCCGGCTCTGAGCCCGCCGACCCGACCCTCCGCCAGGACACCGTCGACGACCTGCCGGCCGACGATCAGGCCGCCCTCGCCGACGCGTCGCTCCAGGCCGAGGCCCGTCAGGCCGTGGTCCTGCACGACGAGTTCGAGGTGAGCCTCCCCGAGGTCGCTCAGATCCTCGACGCCTCGCTCAAGGACACCGCCGCCGCGATGAACCTCGCCCGTGAGGGCCTTCTGACCCGCCTCGGCTCGACCGACGACGCGCACGACGACGACCCGGCCATCGACTCGTACACCGGCGACCCACTGCCGGACGCCTGA
- a CDS encoding endonuclease/exonuclease/phosphatase family protein gives MPRLLVLLALLGACASPAPTSGPTASPFEVEAPPVWSADGIRIATFNGEFLFDGEGDEGEATFAWKGDPAAARAHRDAIAAVVRTLDADLVLIPETENLATLQRMADESLADLGYDAVLVDGLDSFTGQDVGLLSRFPVEAEGRTNERATVGVSDARYGVSKNLWARLTLPDGTPVTVIGVHFLARPDDVDRRDRREAQAEVIRQLVQQEIEAGRQVIALGDFNDLDDQVQDRGGYRPITDVLATVKRAGPGPEDDLVNVIGDVPQAERFTSFYDRNGDGQFDAGEFSAIDHVLLSPALYRRVVDVRYVHSHDPRTVSDHFPIVVTLAE, from the coding sequence ATGCCTCGCCTCCTCGTTCTCCTCGCCCTCCTCGGCGCCTGCGCCAGCCCCGCGCCCACCAGCGGCCCGACAGCGAGCCCGTTCGAGGTCGAGGCGCCGCCCGTCTGGAGCGCCGACGGCATCCGCATCGCCACCTTCAACGGCGAGTTTCTGTTCGATGGCGAGGGCGATGAGGGCGAGGCGACGTTCGCGTGGAAGGGCGACCCCGCCGCGGCCCGCGCCCACCGCGACGCCATCGCCGCGGTCGTTCGCACCCTCGACGCCGACCTCGTTCTGATCCCGGAGACCGAGAACCTCGCCACGCTCCAGCGGATGGCCGACGAGAGCCTCGCCGACCTGGGCTACGACGCGGTGCTGGTCGACGGTCTGGACTCGTTCACGGGGCAGGACGTGGGGCTGCTGTCCCGCTTCCCCGTCGAGGCCGAGGGGCGGACGAACGAGCGCGCGACGGTCGGCGTCAGCGACGCGCGGTACGGCGTCTCGAAGAACCTGTGGGCGCGCCTCACGCTGCCTGACGGGACGCCCGTCACCGTCATCGGTGTCCACTTCCTCGCCCGCCCGGACGACGTGGACCGCCGCGACCGCCGGGAGGCCCAGGCCGAGGTCATCCGCCAGCTGGTCCAGCAGGAGATCGAGGCGGGACGGCAGGTGATCGCCCTCGGCGACTTCAACGACCTCGACGATCAGGTCCAGGACCGCGGCGGCTACCGTCCCATCACGGACGTGCTGGCGACCGTCAAGCGCGCCGGGCCGGGCCCCGAGGACGACCTCGTCAACGTGATCGGCGACGTGCCGCAGGCCGAGCGCTTCACATCGTTCTACGACCGCAACGGCGACGGCCAGTTCGACGCGGGCGAGTTCAGCGCCATCGACCACGTGCTGCTGTCGCCGGCGCTCTACCGCCGCGTGGTGGACGTGCGCTACGTCCACAGCCACGACCCGCGCACGGTGAGCGACCACTTCCCCATTGTGGTCACGCTCGCCGAGTAG
- a CDS encoding cell wall hydrolase, translated as MRTALRKTATGLTVVIAGSLPLLGLFYTIHATTTDTTPVPVMLVSDAPPAFDLDAVTDDVLWLARCIYSETKRAEEQELVAWVIRNRVETGYRGVTTYEGTVLDPYQFSAFNPGSPKRRLYTSLAPSTDSPAFVQALEVAHAVYHADASERPFPKRTRHFYSERSMVGGRAPNWSTGHAPVNPTGYRVDPRRFRFYSGVAAALHL; from the coding sequence ATGCGCACTGCTCTCAGGAAGACTGCCACGGGACTCACGGTCGTCATCGCTGGCTCGCTGCCACTCCTCGGCCTCTTCTACACGATCCACGCCACCACCACCGACACCACCCCGGTGCCGGTGATGCTCGTCTCTGACGCGCCGCCGGCCTTCGACCTCGACGCCGTCACCGACGACGTGCTGTGGCTGGCCCGGTGCATCTACTCGGAGACGAAGCGCGCCGAGGAGCAGGAGCTCGTCGCCTGGGTGATCCGCAACCGTGTCGAGACCGGCTATCGCGGGGTCACGACGTACGAGGGCACCGTCCTCGACCCGTACCAGTTCAGCGCCTTCAACCCCGGCAGCCCGAAGCGGCGCCTGTACACGTCGCTGGCGCCCTCCACGGATTCGCCCGCCTTCGTCCAGGCCCTGGAGGTCGCCCACGCGGTCTACCACGCCGATGCGTCGGAGCGCCCCTTCCCGAAGCGGACGCGCCACTTCTACAGCGAGCGCTCGATGGTGGGAGGCCGCGCCCCGAACTGGTCGACGGGCCATGCGCCCGTCAACCCGACCGGCTACCGCGTCGACCCGCGCCGCTTCCGGTTCTACTCCGGTGTCGCGGCGGCGCTGCATCTATAG
- a CDS encoding DUF3410 domain-containing protein has translation MPSSGLRLLVDANIPDAETAFGPLGSVRTIPGHAITRDALAEVDALVVRSVTRVDAALVEGTPVRFVGTATAGVDHVDEDALAGLGIAFASAPGSNAASVVDYVLAALLAVAAHRGETLAGRTLGIVGLGEVGGRLARRAAALGLDVLACDPPRAAAGHADHDYHSLGDVLDQSDIVSLHTPLTTPAQSPWPTLGLIAEADRLRPHAWLVNAARGRVVTPEAAFALAASRPVVLDVWPNEPQPDPALVDAVALGTPHIAGYALDGKHRGTAMIAAALYAWAGLGRPAERLGDSAHLVAEVTDSSGGVPDPTAWLDALARQAADIRGDDARFRAALAGTTGDRRAAAFAALRKTYPVRREMDRYTVRGPIPEAVQTAVSEGLGMRLSLASGL, from the coding sequence ATGCCGTCCTCCGGTCTCCGCCTCCTCGTCGACGCCAACATCCCGGACGCCGAGACGGCCTTCGGACCTCTGGGAAGCGTGCGCACGATACCTGGGCACGCCATCACCCGCGACGCCCTGGCCGAGGTGGACGCGCTCGTCGTCCGGAGCGTCACGCGGGTGGACGCGGCGCTGGTGGAAGGGACGCCCGTGCGGTTCGTCGGCACCGCGACGGCGGGCGTGGACCACGTCGATGAGGACGCCCTCGCGGGGCTCGGCATCGCGTTCGCGTCGGCGCCGGGCTCCAACGCGGCCTCGGTCGTGGACTACGTGCTGGCCGCGCTGCTCGCCGTCGCGGCACACCGCGGTGAGACGCTGGCCGGGCGGACGCTCGGCATCGTCGGCCTCGGGGAGGTCGGAGGGCGGCTGGCACGGCGGGCGGCGGCTCTTGGGCTGGACGTGCTGGCCTGCGACCCGCCCCGCGCGGCAGCGGGGCATGCGGACCACGACTACCACTCCCTCGGCGACGTGCTCGACCAGTCGGACATCGTCTCACTCCACACACCGCTGACCACGCCCGCTCAGAGCCCGTGGCCCACCCTCGGCCTGATCGCCGAGGCGGACCGGCTGCGCCCCCACGCGTGGCTCGTCAACGCCGCCCGCGGGCGCGTCGTCACGCCCGAGGCTGCGTTCGCGCTGGCCGCCAGCCGCCCGGTCGTCCTCGACGTGTGGCCCAACGAGCCGCAGCCCGACCCGGCGCTGGTCGACGCGGTCGCGCTCGGGACGCCGCACATCGCGGGCTACGCGCTCGACGGCAAGCACCGCGGCACCGCCATGATCGCCGCCGCGCTGTATGCCTGGGCCGGCCTCGGCCGCCCGGCAGAGCGCCTCGGCGACTCTGCCCATCTCGTCGCCGAGGTCACAGATTCTTCCGGGGGGGTGCCGGACCCGACCGCTTGGCTCGACGCCCTCGCTCGCCAGGCCGCCGACATCCGCGGTGACGACGCCCGCTTCCGGGCTGCGCTGGCCGGGACCACTGGGGACCGCCGCGCCGCCGCCTTCGCCGCATTGCGCAAGACCTACCCCGTCCGCCGCGAGATGGATCGCTACACGGTCCGCGGCCCGATCCCGGAGGCGGTGCAGACGGCGGTGTCGGAGGGGCTGGGGATGCGCCTCAGCCTAGCAAGCGGGCTTTGA
- a CDS encoding LytTR family DNA-binding domain-containing protein has translation MRILIVEDEPVVARRLERLLRQEAGDEIAQVTACRDLASAQAHLAEADVDVVFLDLNLNGRDGFDLLTASVAGAFHTVVVSAHTDRALQAFEIGVLDFVGKPFGVDRLRTTLERLRGVRRAEHAAAVLAVRGVGRIDLIPVADVAYVEAAGSYAELVLRDGTRRVHDKSLDRLLAVLPPAFERVHRSFLLRIDEVVRLTVRAGSRYTAVLASGEEIPVGRTRYKTLKARLLG, from the coding sequence ATGCGCATCCTCATCGTCGAAGACGAGCCCGTCGTGGCCCGACGCCTGGAACGCCTCCTCCGTCAGGAGGCGGGCGACGAGATCGCCCAGGTGACCGCGTGCCGCGACCTCGCCTCGGCGCAGGCCCACCTCGCCGAGGCCGACGTCGACGTGGTCTTTCTCGATCTCAACCTCAACGGACGCGATGGCTTCGACCTGCTGACGGCGTCCGTCGCGGGTGCCTTCCACACGGTCGTGGTGTCGGCCCACACCGACCGGGCGCTCCAGGCCTTCGAGATCGGCGTGCTCGACTTCGTGGGCAAGCCGTTCGGTGTGGACCGACTGCGGACCACCCTGGAGCGGCTCCGCGGCGTGCGGCGCGCCGAGCACGCCGCGGCCGTCCTGGCCGTGCGTGGGGTGGGGCGGATCGACCTGATCCCGGTCGCGGACGTGGCCTACGTGGAGGCGGCCGGGTCCTACGCCGAGCTCGTCCTTCGCGATGGCACCCGGCGCGTCCACGACAAGTCGCTCGACCGACTGCTCGCCGTGCTGCCGCCCGCGTTCGAGCGCGTCCACCGCTCCTTCCTCCTCCGCATCGACGAGGTCGTCCGGCTGACCGTCCGCGCGGGGAGCCGGTATACGGCCGTCCTTGCATCGGGCGAGGAGATCCCCGTGGGACGAACGCGCTACAAGACGCTCAAAGCCCGCTTGCTAGGCTGA
- a CDS encoding histidine kinase, with translation MPLRLAAFVVLALLSGAGRAQEVTPIHEVRVRLGDDARWARPGWDDADWLVRSVSAPPDTQAVFWVRTQVALDPGAAPLGIAVYAVAAREVYWDGVRIGQSGQVGTTRAGEVPGPIDAVYAVPDSLAGSGTHTLALRMSTFRRPASVRGYVHGMTVGDLPTLAALSARGSLLALVFLGGFVLVALYYGVLWAVDRRRTPYLLVAVLCLAVAALLAAESWRWVVGYTYDLHLLRLLAVTGLTSIVALLLPMVFLVQFQVPRRWRVVGLLALAVGLALLSPGGYDTKALLVFWVALPSALGITAWAARRRRPGAWLGLVGVAVCLLALLATGYRFMDTAFFPAFGVLLAGLLASLGLQSRDERRRYEVARAEAARLEAELLKTHLQPHFLMNTLTSVMEWIETDPATGVRVLEALADELRMLADVSGEPLIPMARELALCRAHLDVMGFRREVRFDLDADSVDGTAPIPPAVIHTLLENAITHNAYADGTVRFRLREDRAGTTRRYTLTTPLADLDAPSRPERGGLGYVRARLAESVSGPWTLASAVEGDAWVTRLDLPVLPPLSA, from the coding sequence GTGCCCCTCCGCCTCGCCGCGTTCGTCGTGCTGGCCCTGCTCTCCGGTGCGGGCCGCGCGCAAGAGGTGACCCCAATCCATGAGGTGCGTGTCCGCCTGGGCGACGACGCGCGTTGGGCGCGGCCCGGCTGGGACGACGCCGACTGGCTCGTTCGGTCGGTTTCTGCCCCTCCCGACACCCAGGCCGTCTTCTGGGTCCGGACGCAGGTCGCCCTCGACCCTGGCGCGGCTCCGCTCGGCATCGCGGTATATGCCGTCGCGGCCCGCGAGGTGTACTGGGACGGTGTCCGGATCGGGCAGAGCGGCCAGGTCGGGACGACGCGGGCGGGCGAGGTGCCGGGGCCGATCGACGCCGTCTACGCCGTGCCCGACTCCCTCGCAGGCTCAGGCACGCACACCCTCGCCCTGCGCATGTCGACGTTCCGGCGCCCCGCCAGCGTTCGCGGGTATGTCCATGGCATGACCGTGGGCGACCTCCCGACCCTGGCGGCGCTCTCCGCCCGCGGCTCTCTGCTCGCGCTCGTGTTCCTGGGCGGGTTCGTGCTCGTCGCCCTCTACTACGGCGTGCTCTGGGCGGTTGACCGACGGCGAACGCCGTACCTGCTGGTGGCGGTGCTGTGCCTGGCGGTCGCGGCGCTGCTCGCGGCGGAGAGCTGGCGCTGGGTCGTCGGCTACACGTACGACCTCCACCTGCTGCGCCTGCTGGCCGTGACCGGGCTGACGAGCATCGTCGCCCTGCTCCTGCCGATGGTGTTTCTCGTCCAGTTTCAGGTCCCGCGGCGATGGCGCGTCGTGGGGCTGCTGGCCCTCGCGGTCGGGCTCGCGCTGCTGTCTCCGGGTGGGTACGACACGAAGGCGCTGCTCGTCTTCTGGGTCGCGCTCCCGTCCGCCCTGGGCATCACGGCGTGGGCCGCCCGACGCCGTCGGCCCGGCGCGTGGCTCGGTCTGGTGGGCGTGGCGGTCTGCCTGCTGGCGCTGCTCGCGACCGGCTACCGGTTCATGGACACGGCCTTCTTCCCGGCCTTCGGCGTGCTCCTCGCCGGGCTGCTGGCGTCGCTCGGGTTGCAGTCCCGGGACGAGCGGCGACGCTACGAGGTGGCACGCGCCGAGGCGGCACGGTTGGAGGCCGAGCTCCTCAAGACGCACCTCCAGCCCCACTTCCTGATGAACACGCTGACCTCGGTGATGGAGTGGATCGAGACCGACCCGGCCACCGGCGTCCGCGTGCTGGAGGCGCTGGCCGACGAACTCCGGATGCTGGCGGATGTCTCGGGCGAGCCCCTCATCCCGATGGCCCGCGAACTCGCCCTGTGCCGGGCTCACCTCGACGTGATGGGCTTCCGCCGCGAAGTCCGCTTCGACCTCGACGCCGACAGTGTGGACGGCACCGCGCCGATCCCTCCGGCGGTGATCCACACGCTGCTCGAGAACGCCATCACGCACAACGCCTACGCCGACGGCACGGTGCGCTTTCGGCTCCGAGAGGACCGGGCAGGGACCACGCGGCGGTACACCCTCACCACGCCCCTCGCCGACCTCGACGCCCCCTCCAGACCGGAGCGAGGGGGTCTCGGCTACGTCCGCGCGCGTCTGGCGGAGAGCGTCTCCGGGCCGTGGACGCTGGCTTCGGCGGTGGAAGGTGACGCCTGGGTCACGCGGCTCGACCTTCCGGTTCTCCCTCCGCTGTCGGCCTGA